The DNA segment CGAGGTCTGTCTGGTGATCGGCGGCGGAAACATCTTCAGGGGTGTGTCCGGCGCCGCCACCGGCATGGAACGGGCGACCGCCGACTATATGGGCATGCTGGCGACGGTGATGAACGCGCTGGCCATGCAGAATGCCCTGGAGAAGCAGGGCGTGCAGACGCGGGTTCAGTCCGCCATCCCGATGGCCAGCGTCTGCGAGCCCTATATCCGCCGTCGCGCCGTCCGCCACATGGAAAAGGGGCGGGTGGTGATTTTCGCGGCCGGAACGGGCAATCCGTTCTTCACCACCGACACCGCCGCCGCGCTGCGCGCCTCAGAGATGGGCTGCGACGCCCTGCTGAAGGCGACGAAGGTGGATGGCGTCTATACCGCCGACCCAAAGAAGGTGCCTGACGCGGTCAGATACGACCGTTTGAGTTATCTTCAGGTCCTGTCGCAGGACTTGCAGGTCATGGATGCTTCCGCCATCTCTTTGGCGCGGGAAAGCAAGATCCCGATCCTCGTCTTCTCGATCTTCACCGACGGCGCGTTTGCCGAGGTGATGGCGGGTCGGGGCAAATACACCATAATAACCGAAGAGGATTAAGGTGGCTGAGCCCGACATCAAGGACATCGAGCGCCGTATGGACGGCGCGGTCGAAACGCTGCGCAAGGAATATGGCGGTCTTCGGACCGGCCGCGCTTCCGCCAGTCTGCTGGACCCGGTGACCGTCGAGGCCTATGGCAGCGCCATGCCGCTGAACCAGGTCGCCAACGTTTCCGTTCCGGAACCGCGCCTGATCACCGTGTCGGTCTGGGACCGCAGCATGGTCAAGGCTGTGGAAAAGGCCATTCGTGACGCCGGTCTCGGGCTGAATCCGCAGTCCGACGGACAGACCATCCGCGTTCCGATTCCCGAGTTGAACCAGGAGCGTCGCCAGGAACTGGCGAAAGTCGCCGCCAAGTATGCGGAGCAGGCCCGTGTCGCAGTGCGCAATGTGCGCCGCGATGGCATGGACACGCTGAAGAAGATGCTGAAGGACGGCGACCTGTCCGAGGACGAGCAGAAGGTCTGGGCCGACCGGGTCCAGGCCATCACCGATGCCCACATCAAGAAGATCGATGAGGCGTTGGCGACAAAGGAAAAGGAAATCATGCAGGTCTGATCCTGCTGCCGTCCCGCTTTGAGGACCCAATTGCCCATGCACGGCTCTCCAGACCTTTCCGGCGGCAGGATGCCCCAGCACGTTGCCATCATCATGGATGGCAACGGACGATGGGCCAAGACGCGCGGGCTGCCCCGCACCGCCGGTCACCGGAAGGGCGTGGAGGCGGTGCGCAACATCGTCAAGGCCGCCGGTGACATCGGCATCCGGTATCTGACACTGTTCAGCTTCTCGTCCGAAAACTGGCAGCGGCCGGCGGATGAGGTTGGCGATCTGATGCAGTTGCTGCGCTTTTATCTGCGCGGCGAAATCGCCACCCTTCACAAGAATGGCGTTCGTATCCGGGTCATCGGCGATCGCTCGCGATTGGCGCCCGATATCATCTCGCTGATCGAGAATGCCGAGTCGTTGACGTCTGGCAACACAGTTCTGACGCTGGTTATCGCGCTGAGCTATGGCGCCCGGCAGGAAATCGCCGTGGCTGCGCGCCGGTTGGCAGAAGCGGCGGTCAAAGGCCTTGTCGATCCCGCGCAGATCGACGAAGCCATGCTGTCCGGAGCGCTTTTCACGGCGGACATACCCGATCCGGACCTGCTGATCCGGACCAGCGGTGAGAAGCGCATAAGCAATTTCCTGCTCTGGCAAATCGCCTATGCGGAGTTCGTATTCGTCGATACTCTCTGGCCGGATTTCACAAGGCGCGATCTGGAAGATGCCATCCAAGAATTCTGCCGGCGCGAACGCCGGTTCGGGGCATCCGTCGGCACCCGTTGAAGCAACGGCCGGCTCGTCGCGCGTCGGCGATCTGAAGACCCGCGTTCTTTCAGCCCTGGTCCTGGGCCCCCCCATCATGGCCGCCGCTTGGTTCGGTGGCTGGCTTTTCGAGTTGATCCTCGTCGCTGCCGCAGTTCTCAGTGCTCGGGAATGGGTCCGGCTTGCCGAGCCCGGGCCGCAATCCTGGACTCTGGGGCTGAGCATCCCGGCCGTGCTGATCGTGATCGGGGCCGATCTTCTGTCCGGAATGCAAGCCGGGCTGGTTGCGGCTGCGCTCGCAACGCCGGCGCTCTGGCTGGCGGCACGGCTGCGGGGAATGAAGCACCCGGGGTTGGTGGCGCTTACCGTGCCCTATATCGGGTTGGCCTGCGTTGCGCTGATCTGGCTCCGCAACGATACCGGCGACGACGGGCGGGGCTTACTGTTCTTCCTGCTTTTTGCCATCTGGGCGACGGATGTCGGCGCATATGCTGCCGGGCGCAGCATTGGCGGCCCCAAACTTGCGCCACGATTCAGTCCCAAGAAGACATGGGCCGGGCTGATCGGGGGCATGGTTGCGGCGGCCCTCTTCGGTTACGGGGTTGCGTTCCTGGATGGCGCCGGACGGCCTTGGATCGCGGCGATTATCGCTTCGATCCTGGCTGTCATCGGCCAGATCGGCGATCTATTCGAGTCCCACATGAAACGGCGGAGCCAAGTGAAGGACAGCGGTACCCTAATTCCTGGCCATGGCGGACTGCTTGACCGGATTGACGGTCTTATCGCGGCAGCCCCGGTCTTTGCGCTGATTCACGGCTTGGCCGGGGACGGGATGGGATGGTGGTGAGCACGGCAGGCACCCTGGCGCCGACACCTGATGTCCGGCAGCGTAGCGTTACCATCATGGGCTCCACGGGGTCTGTCGGGTCCAATACGGTTGAACTCGTGGCCGCGGAGCCGGAGCGTTACCGGGTAGAGGCTCTGGTCGCTAACCGGAATGCTGCGCTGTTGGCACAGCAGGCCCGGCAGCTCCAGCCAAGGATGGCGGTTGTGGCCGATCCATCCGCCTATGCTGAACTGAAGAATGCCCTCGCCGGGACAGGGATTGAGGTCGCGGCCGGAACGGAAGCCGTCCAGGGCGCTGCTGCGCGCCCGGCCGAGTGGGTCATGGCCTGCAT comes from the Indioceanicola profundi genome and includes:
- a CDS encoding phosphatidate cytidylyltransferase — its product is MAAAWFGGWLFELILVAAAVLSAREWVRLAEPGPQSWTLGLSIPAVLIVIGADLLSGMQAGLVAAALATPALWLAARLRGMKHPGLVALTVPYIGLACVALIWLRNDTGDDGRGLLFFLLFAIWATDVGAYAAGRSIGGPKLAPRFSPKKTWAGLIGGMVAAALFGYGVAFLDGAGRPWIAAIIASILAVIGQIGDLFESHMKRRSQVKDSGTLIPGHGGLLDRIDGLIAAAPVFALIHGLAGDGMGWW
- the frr gene encoding ribosome recycling factor, which translates into the protein MAEPDIKDIERRMDGAVETLRKEYGGLRTGRASASLLDPVTVEAYGSAMPLNQVANVSVPEPRLITVSVWDRSMVKAVEKAIRDAGLGLNPQSDGQTIRVPIPELNQERRQELAKVAAKYAEQARVAVRNVRRDGMDTLKKMLKDGDLSEDEQKVWADRVQAITDAHIKKIDEALATKEKEIMQV
- the pyrH gene encoding UMP kinase, with protein sequence MGDRDYGLDPVIVDRVAGEVRSVVKMGVEVCLVIGGGNIFRGVSGAATGMERATADYMGMLATVMNALAMQNALEKQGVQTRVQSAIPMASVCEPYIRRRAVRHMEKGRVVIFAAGTGNPFFTTDTAAALRASEMGCDALLKATKVDGVYTADPKKVPDAVRYDRLSYLQVLSQDLQVMDASAISLARESKIPILVFSIFTDGAFAEVMAGRGKYTIITEED
- a CDS encoding isoprenyl transferase; the protein is MHGSPDLSGGRMPQHVAIIMDGNGRWAKTRGLPRTAGHRKGVEAVRNIVKAAGDIGIRYLTLFSFSSENWQRPADEVGDLMQLLRFYLRGEIATLHKNGVRIRVIGDRSRLAPDIISLIENAESLTSGNTVLTLVIALSYGARQEIAVAARRLAEAAVKGLVDPAQIDEAMLSGALFTADIPDPDLLIRTSGEKRISNFLLWQIAYAEFVFVDTLWPDFTRRDLEDAIQEFCRRERRFGASVGTR